In Oryza sativa Japonica Group chromosome 8, ASM3414082v1, the sequence GCCATAATGATGTCATTGTGACATTTCTAATGGCGTATGGCACCCTTTTACTAGAGATCATTTCCATGGCTGTAGTATGGAAATATCTCGATGTCTTGCCTAACACTATGGCACAACAAAGCCTCGTAGGATTCTTCACCCGAAACAAAAGGCACGCATGGTTGATAAGCATCGCAGGATGCTTACAATGCAAGGGTTTGCTAGACCAATACTGGTGCATGAATCTATGCGATATGTCCACCGATATTACAAATTTGGTTCACAATTATGTGAAAGATGGATGGACAAAATACATAGAAACGCCGAGAGCTACAGGAGTTTCAATGACAACATGGGACAGTGGGCACTTGAGTGAGCAAAATGCACCTGGCTTCTAGGCTGGAGCTTAGAGAAACCATTCGATGAGATTGTCCTTATATGGCATGTGGCTACGGACTTCTGCTTTCACAAGTATCATGAATCTTTTGGTCCACCCAATGGCCCTTCTTTCAGAGTGATGTCAAGAGCAATCTCCAACTACATAATGCATCTGTTGTTCGCTAATCCTGAGATGCTGATGGCTGGCAGCAGAAGTAATCTCTTCACAACTGCGTACCGCGAACTTGACTCCATTCTACACAAGGAGAAAAATCTACCTGTGGATGATGAAGAAAAACTTACGCTAAAAGTAATTGAGAAGGTGGAGCATAAAAGGAATTGTTTCATTCATGATGCTTTCCGGCTTGCCCGAGATTTGTTATTGGCTCGGGGTTACAAGAAGATGTGGGATGTCATAATAGATGTGTGGGTAGAGATGCTATGCTTCTCCGCTGGTAGATGCCGAGGATACTTGCATGCCAAGAGCCTTGGATCAGGTGTTGAGTACCTCTCCCATGTGTGGCTCCTGCTGGCACATGCCGGCATGGAGACGTTCCCAGAGATGCTCCAGAGGAGGCAACTGTTTCACTTGCCAACAGAGGAACCTGAGGATGAAAGGGAAGATGGTGTCATCGGTCCATCCGATTCGCAAGGCTCGAAAAATCCTCACAATCtcaaggaggaaggaggacatGGTGTTGCTCCAACTGACACCTCCCAAGGGGCAGAGTCTCGCAAGGAGAAACAAGACCAGCATGTAGCTCCATCGGCTCCACAAGGTGATATAGTTGTCCCACCGGCCACCGAATAGCAACTTTAGTTGTAGCTCCACTATTGTTTAATTGCACAAGTGTGTAAGTGTCTGAATATGCCGGTGCAAAGTTAGCTAATGTTAATTATGTCCTTTCCCTTTGTTGTAGTACAATGTCAGTGAATCGAATTCGTTTAGGTTGTTGTGCCATTTCATCATGCATATTGTCCGTGTATTAGTAAACGTGTGATGTTTCAAAAGTCAAAAGTTTCTCCCACTCAATTTTTCAGGTTTCACAATACCAGAGATATTTCATTTAGCTCTGATAAGTTCTATTTGTGACCAGTGTAGCTAAAATCCCCTTTCAATTTGCACTTCTGCTCTCGAGAAAaacattttggaaaaaaaatgcaaccaTTCTGTTTAGTTGCCATTTAGAGTCATTGACACAATCTGCTGTCCTGCATATTTTATCATTCATTTTCTATCAAGTATTCATAAAAAACAAGTAGAAAGTATAACTACATCAAAATATTTTTCACACAAATCTATTGATGTCATTTCACTTGTCAAATATTTGTATTAGCGAGTAAAGTAATATTTGTGATATTACTTACGTTGATATGGATGAACGTAACAGCAAGGTGTGCGCTGCACTCTTCTTTCTTCCGCATATATCACATACTATTACAGATGGATGGATCTCAGAACGACCAAGGGAATCATCCGAGTTGTTGCAGGTGGCACAAGTCAAAAGTACAGCCAGTGGCTCCCCGCGTGTCACTTAGACAGCCCACGGGAGTTCCAGCCCAACTTGTATGGGCATCATGGATGCCATATTCCCGTTCCAGGACAAATAATATGGGCTATGCATGCTCTTTCGGACGAAACTTCACAATCCCTAGGACATGACCACTTTATTTCTCACTTTCAACCTTATTATCAAGTATCTGGAATTAGTAAATTTGGTTAGGGTAACAAATTGAGCATAATCCTACCGTTACTAGACTACTAAAGATTGGTAATTTCGGAAATTTCCTCCCATAAAAACTCAACTAAATTGATAAGGCTTTAAACCAAATGTAACCAAAACCACTAAAATTCGAAAACATCAAAacatgtcaaattttggtataaTTTAATAAGGTTGATTTTGGCAACGAAGTGTATAAGGCTGATTTTGGGTGCCGATCCAAAACCGAGACGCTGATAGTTTAACCGAACAGAATTCTCGGTTCACTCTGACACGAACACGTACAAGAGTGAACCGGCACGAACGCGTACAAGAACACGATCTcaaacatgattatattacaaACACTCGTACCAAAAATCAAAGAACCAATATATCGGCGATTAATCTGTCTGCCTCTGCCCGATAATGCTGTTGGCTGGTCGCCCGGCGCGGGGGGAGGCagatcgggcgctccccccgcGCCCTCTCCCCCCACGTGTCTATTTGGACCCACCtatttcttcctccctttttttcacaaaagatgtttcatctaatgtatttataatgtttcactatttatagatcTCAGTGAATTAAAAATactcttttgcaaaaaaaaacccacatatttgggaaactctctattaagggaatttggtttattttttgttccaccaaaaatgtttcacttaatgtactcacaatgtttcactatgtatagatataaTATTGCACTGAACTGAAACATTCAttcactatttgctgaaacattgtttttatataagatgaaacaacacccgatttaaacgagtgaaacattttcgatctacttagcgaaacaattccgatatatctggtggaacatcgtgcaacatttaaaaataattcaataataagctaaaaaataaatttcatcggaatatatccatgtgtggtcttgttttgaagatttaattgcaatgaatttaatggtgcaatcggatcatgatttggataagtaatttaagagataaatcagtttaaagtaattttgcacgtaaatcgaaCGTTTACGTCATGCTGACATCAGCGTCCGATTTTGCCTCCTCCTGATCGGGCGCCCGACCCAGATTCATCTCCGCCTCTGcctgcatcatcatcatcatcatcatcccaaATCCATGGCCTACGCCGCGATACGGCAGCTGCTCGTGGCGGCCCTCGACCAGAAGCGGCAGGGGCAgccactgccgccgctgccgttcaCCATCCACGACGCcaacgtcttcaccgccggcgaccaccccTCCCACCTCTACTGTATACTCTCACTCATGCACCTTAATTCATTCTAATTCtaactcttcttcttcttcttcttcttcttttttttttgaaaccccaactcttcttcttcttcactgacgACGACGTACGCAtccatgatcgatcgatctctgatGAATCgcttgtatgattttttttctttagataatTTGAAGAGCAATGCGGCGGAAGACGGCAGCGTGTACGTGTTCAGCCCGGGACGCAAGATCCCACGGCCGAGAAACATCACCGGAGGCTACTGGAAAGTGATGATCAATCAACCGGAATCGATCATCGCCACGGCGGACGGCGCCAAGATCGGCCGGAGTAGGAGATGGGCCTTCGTCAACGATTGGTCCGTCGGGTGCGACGTCGAAGGCTGGGCTATGGAGGAGCTCCGCATCGCCGGCGGCACGACGGCGACCACTCGCCCCGACGACGACCTACGGTTGTACCGCCTCTACCGGTTCCCACGGGGATAGATGCCGCGGCATCCACACGAACCCGAACAAAAATTATCGAGTGAGGTCCTCTACATTACTGTATATGGGCCCACATACCTTCAGGCTCACATGTCTACATGTACAGTACTGTGGAGGGTCCGAATTAAAAATTATCGGGTTCTATACATACtaccattaattaattatcttaGTATTTTACGATGTTATATACCTACTTTATAAAAATACTAAATAAACATTGAGATGGCAATATAATGCATTATTGCATCCGAGCTACATATGGGATTCATCAAGTACTGTGCATTCAAGTTCGGGCCCAACTAAACAAAGTGCCTCTCTGAAAGATTCAGAGAAAGCATTGCTTTCACTTCAGCTTTCTGAATGTAAAATGGATCGTGAAAACCTTCAGCTTGTATGAATGCAAGAACGACCACTAATGTGTACTGGTTACCCTTTCACTCGGTATATTGCCAAGTTTCGATAAATTGTGTATAGATTAGCTCATGAATTCGACCGAGCAAACACAAAAAAGAGACAAAAACAAGAACATGCTGGGATTCAGGAGGTGCATGGATTCGTACACCATGTAACTAATAGCCTCAATCCAAGAAACATGTCAACAGTACCAGATGCTTCATACAAGCAAGTGAGCAACATCTGTTATAAAACCAGCCCCGAAATAGACATCGATAgctaacactggtggagaaaccatctttcgtcggtcggccgatttccacaatagtcccggatgcaataaaaaccggggctaaagatgatctttagtcccggtttgtgttaccaaccgggactaaagatcatctttagtcccggttcgaatgctgtcagggcctgtcaggcccccccgggatctttagtcccggttggtagcaccaaccggggctaaagatcaccgggatctttagtcccgggactaaagatcccggtgatctttagccccggttggtgctaccaaccgggactaaagtcccacccctatatatatatgtctttttcctcctccagctgcccgagcaagcttcaaaattttttcaaaaaagaggggaggtcatgccaaaatttctattgaatttattttggtgattacatacaaatcggaggtgcctaaaaggtttgcaacttcatcctccaatgttttttttgtcatactacatttgcacctatgttttgcacactttttttgtctccaaaatttagttgtaagttgatgagagagaaaatgtgtgtggggaagaaagaatatatagaaatttagttcatttgctaaacaaggttttataaaatagttgagaaggaaaactctagtgaaagttaatcttaaataatagaaaacaaactaaaatgaaaattaaaagaagtaaaacacattaaaattagtttaaaactttacaaatagtttttaagaattatttggtgtaatattttatgatttttgtatgaataaagatatcttataattattgtatgactgtcattattgtaagaataattatttgtgtacggtttttttgactcatgtagatggatcggcaatggatgtacgctgaccggcggtccaaagagtttattgacggcgtgcactattttttgagagtggccgaagctaacaggcaaaggggttttatttgttgtccatgcaataagtgtaagaatcagaaggagtattctgcatccaggactattcatttccacttgtttgagtcggggttcatgccaagctataattgttggacatcccacagagagcaaggtgttgaaatggaagaagatgaagtggaagacgacaatattccggactttgctcagtatgttggatttgaaggaaatcaaacgggcgaggaggaaatagctgctgatggtaacgacgttgcggatgatcttggtcagatgttgcaggacgccagggaggactgcgaaagtgaaaaggaggtccataaattggacaagatgttggaggaccacagaacttcgttgtacccaggttgcgagcaggggcataaaaagttggataccactctggagttgttgcaatggaaggcaaaaaatagggttagtgacaaggcatttggcgatttattgaaactcgtcaagaacattcttccggggggaaacaaattgcccgagacaacgtacgaggctaagaagatagtctgcccgttaggactggaagttcataagattcacgcatgtccgaacgattgtatcctatatcgcggtgaggagtatgagaacctagaagcatgccctgtttgcaaagcactacgatacaagattagacgggacgatccaggagaagttgacgggcagctaacaaagaagagaattcctgctaaggtgatatggtatttccctataataccacggctaaggcgtttgttcaggaacaaggggaatgctagaatgttgcgatggcacgctgaagagcatcaacaggacgggatgctgagacaccccgccgatggttcgcagtggcgaaacatcgacagaaaatttaaagaatttggaaaggacgcacgaaacatacggtttggtttgagtacggatggcatgaatccttttggagagatgagcagcggccatagcacttggcccgttacgatgtgtatctacaacctcccccctggctatgcatgaagaggaagtacataatgatgccgattattattcaaggccccaagcaacctggtaacgacattgacgtgtacctaagaccactggtcgaagatcttaaacagttgtggaagaaggaaggtgtccccgtgtgggacgaggaccaacaggaggagtttaacctacgagcgctgctgttcgtaaccatcaacgattggcctgcacttagcaacctatccggacagtccaacaaggggtacaaggcttgcactcactgtatggatgaaacagaaagtacgtatcttaagcactgtaggaaggttgtatacatgggtcatcgtcgattccttgcagcaaaccacccggtacggaagaaaggcaagcacttcgaacataaggccgaccaccgtacgaagcctaaacatcgcagcgggaaaacagtgtttgctatggttaaagatcttaaagtagtgttcggaaaggggcctggaagccagcatatagagagcgaagatggtcacgcggcgatgtggaaaaagaactctatattttgggagttaccatattgggaattcttggacgtacgccacgcaatcgacgtgatgcacctcactaagaacctttgcgtaaaccttcttggcttcctaggtgtatacggaaagtcgaaagatacactggaagcacgtaatgatctgaagcatatggaacaacgcggcaaccttcacccggaaccaaaggagaaaggaagctattacttgagtccagccagctacactcttagcaaggcagagaaggaaagtatgtttgaatgcttggagagcataaaggtaccgtctggatactccacgaatatcaagcgaataataagcacaaaggagaagaagttcacaaacctaaagtctcatgactgtcacgtgttgatgacacaactgctaccagttgtaataaggggtatccttccagacaatgtccgggcaacaataacaaagctatgtgcattcatgaacgcaatttcgcagaaggtcatcgatccggatagattagaagcccttcagaatgaagtggtgcaatgtctcgttagttttgagttgatatttccaccttcatttttcaatataatgacgcatctgctttgtcaccttgtgaaagagatccgtattctcgggcctatgtacctacacaacatgtttcctttcgagaggtacatgggcgttctgaagaagtatgttcgtaaccgtgctcgtccagaggctagcatcgccaagggttatggaacagaggaggtcatcgaattttgcgtagaatttatcgaagaccttcgcccaatcggggtacctgaatcacgccatgaagggagactacggggaaagggaactctcggaaggaaagcaataacgacggtagacaacaatttattccgtaaagcccatttccctgttctgcaacactcttcattggtagctccttacatcgaggagcacttggctctagttcgcgccaggaacatcggtaagtccgatgcatggattacacggcatcacattgatactttccccgcgtggctacgacaacatctcatgggtaacgagtcgatcaaccaacaacttgccttcctggcgaggggaccgtctgggtcgatcgcgacattccagggatatgagatcaatgggtacacattctacacgagagcccaagacatgaagagcacgaaccaaaacagcgttgttcgtgtcgatgccatgggacacgatggaacaactgccacgtattacggtgccatcgaggacatatgggaacttgactatggtcctctcaaggttcctctgttccggtgccaatgggttaggttgactggtgaaggggtaatgattgatgacattgggatgacaactgttgaccttaacaaggttggatactcggacgaactttttgtccttgccaatgatgtaacgcaagtctttttcgtgaaggacatgtctagcaaaggaaagaagggcagagggcctgatgagcctaagcgtcaagtggttctcccaggcaaaagaaaaatcgtcggagttgaggacaagactgacgaggattacgatcagttggatgggcaaccccctttcacggtgacgattgaccctagcatcctcctatcaaatgaagacaccccttactcacgcagcgatcacaaggagggaacaatagtgaggagaaagtacgtgccgtaattattgtgtacacgatgtaaactattttggatgtattgattatccatataaatcaattgatgtatggcatatgttaattacgcacgattattagaggtttcaacaagtttaaatcatgtatatgctagttatatgtgatacttacaatttttaaaagttttaaatcacacaggtggcaatttcatatgtatgttaattagagtttttaacatttaatttactagcattcatatgctaattataattgactagaggatttttaaaagttttaaatcacgcaagtggcaatttcatatgttaattagagtttttaacatttaatttactatcattcatatgctaattataattgactggagaatttttaaaagtattaaatttaatatatttttaaaactatcattcatatattagagtttttcacaatttaatttactatctttcatatgctacttatatatgactattcgaatttttaaaaggtttaaatcatgcatgtggcatttacatatgttaattagagtttttagcatttaatttaatataattcctacgctaagtacatatgatgattacaatttttattaattttaaatcatgcagtatgtacatacatatcttaattagagtttttaccaatataataatatcattcatatatatgctaagtatatatgattattggaatttttattaattatatttgcttattacgatttatccacttaatttatcacagacaaaaataatttttcgaagtaattgtcattaatctttgtactttaaataatgttaatgcattaacttctattttataaacacatatgtaagcgaaaatcatatgcagtgctataatctttagtcccggttcttaaccctaaccgggtttaaaaagaatttcgaaatagcgggaaaagatatttactcccggttgttgagaacaaccgggactaaagatatctttagtcccggttgttctcaacaaccgggagtaaagatcttttctttactccccggttgttctcaacaaccgggagtaaagatccgggggtatatatattcccggtgcgccctcgtcttcttcaccaacacttagacattttcggccgatcgatctctctcggcctctctccttcgccgccactgcctagggcaaatccccgcgccgacgccgccgtatctcgccgtcgtctcgagctcgtcgtcctcgccgccgcctccgcctcctccgctgccgccgcatctctggggtgagagccgccgccgccagatctcccttcatgcatctcaatctctccgatctcgatctctctccgttgcgccgcccgccacgagacgccgcgccacgacgacgacgcgccacgccgccgccttcaccgccgcgcaacgccgccgccgcatgccaacgccacgccgccgccgccttcgccgccacgcgcgcaatgccgccgccgccacgccacgccgccaccgccacggccccgcaacgccacgccgccgccgccgtcgccacgccgccgccgccgccgccgccgccacgccgccgcgccaaccgccgccccgatgccgccacaccgccgttaacgaacgagaacgagaacgatcgaacgaacgagagcgagaacgaacacgtcaacgtacgttgccgcgagaacgtgaacgagaacgagaacgatcgaacgaacgagagcgagaacgaacacgtcaacgtacgttgccgcgagaacgtgaacgagaacgagaacgatcgaacgaacgagagcgagaacgagaacgatcgaacgaagacaagcgagaacgagggaacgaacgtgaatgagaacaagcgaacgaacatgaatgagaacgagcgaacgaacgtgaacgtgaaatgcaatatatatatatatatatatatatatatatatatatatatatatatatatatatatatatatatatatatatatatatatatatatatatatatatatatatatatatatatatatatatgttacttcgtatttatcctaatacatctttttgtatcttgcagaaaagacatgttgtcggagtcgtccgtcaagcctgagtggaagagctagccctagaaggaattggagcaggcaagtgacgtaataatataaatgattg encodes:
- the LOC112936224 gene encoding uncharacterized protein, yielding MAYAAIRQLLVAALDQKRQGQPLPPLPFTIHDANVFTAGDHPSHLYYNLKSNAAEDGSVYVFSPGRKIPRPRNITGGYWKVMINQPESIIATADGAKIGRSRRWAFVNDWSVGCDVEGWAMEELRIAGGTTATTRPDDDLRLYRLYRFPRG